TCATGGTACGGAAATCTTCTTGCATAAAGCTTCAGTGGCCCACAGGCACTTAAAACCCATGGACTTTCAGCTGGTCGTCTTTAGCCAGTCCaatctgcaagaaagaaaacGCACTTTACAGCACGCTGAAGCAGCCAGGCCTCTGCGCACATCCGTACGCCACCTGCGCTGCAGACGCTGTAGAACTGTCAAATTCCTGCTCCCCCCTAAGGTATGGAATGAAGGTCAGGCTGCAACTGCAAAGCCCTGCTGGGTGGCATTTGCCTCAAGCAAGAGTttcaagaagaagagaaagagcttcCTCCGTCAGCCTGCTGCTTGAACGCTAAGAAAGTTAGAGCCTGTGTGGTTAATAAAATAAGGGACTCACGTTTAGTTTACAATTCCACCAGCACGCGCGGCAGACCAAAGGTATCCTACCTCGACGAGGAACTGGCATATGTTCTTGCGCTGGTCACCCTGCAGCTGAATCACTTCTCCATACTCGGGGTGTTCAATCACAGTACCATTGCAGGCAAATTTCTACGGCAGAGCGAAAGGCCTCCTTAGCAGGCTACAAACGGCCGGCGCCGCTcccagccgccgcagcccccagccccgccaccgcGCCGGGGAggagcggcagccccggccccggccccggcgcagcccccacCTTCTTGAAGGCCTTCACCAGTTTCTTTTTATCGTAATCATCCGCGATGCCCTGGACTGTGGTGAGGGTCTTCCTGCCGTTCCGCTGCTGGATCCTTATATGGATGTAGTCCTCAGTGCCGGCAGGGAGCAGGTCATCACCCTTACTTGCATCAGCAAAGGGGTCTGCGGAGAGCGCCCGTCAGaccccggcccgccgcgctccccattggccagcccgcccgcccgtcAGAGGCaggacccgccccccccccccccccccgcggctgACGCAACCGGCCCCGGGAATAGCAACTGCGCcacggggcggggccgccccagGGCGGGGCTGCCAggccgctcccccggcccggcccggcccggccccgccgccgcacaAAGGGCCTCACCGAAGGGTTGGAGGTTCTGGATAGCGGACATACGATacgcttcccttcccttccctcggcggaggcggcggcggcggcggcggaggcggcggggcggcggcggcgcgagcGGCTCTCGGCGGAGGATGCTCTCGCGGCGGCGGCTCGAGACGCTGTCAGGGGGGCGGGACTGGCGCCGCTCGCTTATATATCACCTCCGTGTGACGCCAGCACGCACGGGAAGGGAGGGCGGCGATTGGCCGCCGCGCGGGGGCGTCACGCCGCACGGGCGAGCGCGGCCGCGCCCCGGCTGGCGCGAGAGGCGCGTGCGCATGcgcggcgggggcccgggcgggggggggggaggccggcCTCGCGCGAAGCGGCGCGTGCGCAGTGCCGCGGGCGCCTGGCGGGGCCTGGGGCCGCTCCGAGCCCGGGCCTCGGGGGCCTCtcggggccgcgcccgccccggccccgccgcccccggcccccgccccgccggcctcgCCCGCGGTTTCTGCCCCCCTGGTGGCCCGCTGGGCCCAGCTCTGCGGCGG
The nucleotide sequence above comes from Mycteria americana isolate JAX WOST 10 ecotype Jacksonville Zoo and Gardens chromosome 22, USCA_MyAme_1.0, whole genome shotgun sequence. Encoded proteins:
- the EIF1 gene encoding eukaryotic translation initiation factor 1, which produces MSAIQNLQPFDPFADASKGDDLLPAGTEDYIHIRIQQRNGRKTLTTVQGIADDYDKKKLVKAFKKKFACNGTVIEHPEYGEVIQLQGDQRKNICQFLVEIGLAKDDQLKVHGF